Proteins encoded together in one Bacteroides zoogleoformans window:
- a CDS encoding toxin-antitoxin system YwqK family antitoxin produces MMIRILVLITMSLLCCTAKAQQGAIYLDSKMRQVNKRSKAAEYAVIQQEENGIKLVSFYSLDGKLLRNSNYRQFGKKSEKNVLHGATSYKFSNSDQDSLLVFYTDNKRNGGAFFYYPTGKIMANCQYKDGKLNGLSKQYYEDGKRITTAVATKEPIACGFCVTERTTRITKF; encoded by the coding sequence ATGATGATACGTATTCTCGTGTTAATTACAATGTCGCTGCTTTGCTGTACGGCAAAGGCCCAGCAAGGCGCCATCTACCTTGACTCGAAGATGCGGCAAGTGAATAAGCGCTCCAAAGCTGCGGAGTATGCTGTCATCCAACAGGAGGAAAACGGCATAAAGCTCGTGAGCTTCTATTCGCTCGACGGAAAACTCTTGCGCAACAGCAACTACCGGCAATTCGGAAAGAAGTCGGAAAAGAATGTGCTACACGGTGCCACTTCTTATAAGTTCTCAAACTCCGACCAAGACAGTCTGCTTGTCTTCTATACGGACAACAAACGGAACGGAGGAGCATTCTTCTATTACCCTACCGGTAAAATCATGGCGAATTGCCAATACAAGGACGGGAAACTGAACGGCTTGTCAAAGCAATACTATGAGGATGGAAAGAGGATTACTACCGCCGTGGCAACGAAAGAACCGATAGCTTGCGGCTTTTGTGTGACGGAAAGAACTACAAGGATTACAAAATTTTAA
- a CDS encoding electron transfer flavoprotein subunit alpha/FixB family protein, which yields MNNVFVYLEIEGTTVADVSLELLTKGRKLANRLGCQLEAIAAGSHLAGIERQVLPYGVDKLHVFDAPGLFPYTSLPHSSVLINLFKEEKPQICLMGATVIGRDLGPRVSSALTSGLTADCTSLEIGDHEDKKEGKVYKDLLYQIRPAFGGNIVATIVNPEHRPQMATVREGVMKKEILDAAYKGEVIKHDVAKYVHETDYVVKVIDRHVEKAKHNLKGAPIVIAGGYGMGSRENFDLLFELAKELHAEVGASRAAVDAGYADHDRQIGQTGVTVRPKLYIACGISGQIQHIAGMQDSGIIISVNNDENAPINAIADYVINGTVEEVIPKMIKYYKQNSK from the coding sequence ATGAATAATGTATTTGTATATTTAGAGATAGAGGGCACCACGGTGGCCGACGTCAGCCTCGAACTCCTGACCAAAGGCCGTAAGTTAGCCAACCGGTTGGGCTGCCAACTGGAAGCCATTGCGGCGGGAAGCCATCTGGCAGGCATCGAACGGCAGGTATTGCCCTACGGCGTGGATAAACTCCACGTCTTCGACGCGCCGGGGCTGTTTCCTTACACTTCCCTCCCCCACTCCTCCGTACTCATCAACCTCTTCAAGGAAGAGAAACCGCAAATCTGCCTGATGGGAGCCACCGTCATCGGCCGCGACCTCGGCCCGCGCGTTTCCTCGGCCTTGACCAGCGGACTGACGGCCGACTGCACCTCATTGGAAATCGGTGACCACGAGGACAAGAAAGAAGGGAAGGTTTACAAAGACCTGTTGTACCAAATCCGTCCGGCATTCGGCGGCAACATCGTCGCCACGATTGTCAACCCCGAGCACCGTCCGCAGATGGCCACCGTGCGCGAGGGCGTGATGAAGAAAGAAATCCTCGACGCTGCCTACAAAGGCGAAGTCATCAAGCACGATGTAGCCAAGTACGTGCACGAAACGGACTATGTGGTGAAGGTGATAGACCGCCATGTGGAGAAAGCCAAACACAACCTGAAAGGCGCTCCCATCGTGATTGCGGGCGGCTACGGCATGGGCAGCCGCGAGAACTTCGACCTGCTGTTCGAGCTGGCCAAGGAACTGCATGCGGAAGTAGGCGCCAGTCGAGCCGCCGTCGATGCAGGCTATGCCGACCATGACCGCCAAATCGGACAGACGGGCGTAACGGTTCGCCCCAAGCTGTACATCGCCTGCGGCATCAGCGGACAAATACAGCACATCGCCGGCATGCAGGACAGCGGCATCATCATCTCCGTGAACAACGACGAGAACGCTCCCATCAACGCCATTGCCGACTACGTCATCAACGGCACGGTGGAAGAGGTGATACCGAAGATGATTAAGTATTATAAACAGAACAGCAAGTAA
- a CDS encoding electron transfer flavoprotein subunit beta/FixA family protein, which produces MSLKIVVLAKQVPDTRNVGKDAMKADGTINRAALPAIFNPEDLNALEQALRLKDEHPGSTVTILTMGPGRAAEIIREGLYRGADNGYLLTDRAFAGADTLATSYALATAIKKIGECDVIIGGRQAIDGDTAQVGPQVAEKLGLTQVTYAEEISKVDKAAGRITVKRHIDGGVETVEAPLPIVITVNGSAAPCRPRNAKLVQKYKRALGAQEKAALAKDGAEPAYAHLYEQYPYLNITEWSVADVDGDLAQCGLSGSPTKVKTIQNISFQAKESKTLTGSDKDVEDLIVELLANHTIG; this is translated from the coding sequence ATGAGTTTGAAAATTGTAGTACTGGCTAAACAAGTGCCCGACACACGCAACGTCGGGAAGGATGCCATGAAAGCCGACGGCACCATCAACCGCGCGGCATTGCCTGCCATCTTCAACCCCGAAGACCTGAACGCCCTTGAACAGGCCCTCAGACTGAAAGATGAACACCCGGGCTCCACCGTCACCATCCTGACCATGGGGCCGGGACGTGCGGCCGAAATCATTCGCGAGGGGCTCTACCGGGGGGCGGACAACGGCTACCTGCTGACCGACCGCGCCTTTGCCGGAGCGGATACCCTCGCCACCTCGTACGCCCTGGCCACCGCCATCAAGAAGATAGGCGAATGCGACGTCATCATCGGCGGACGCCAAGCCATCGACGGCGATACGGCGCAAGTAGGCCCCCAAGTGGCGGAGAAGTTGGGACTGACGCAGGTGACCTACGCCGAAGAGATTTCGAAGGTGGACAAAGCCGCCGGAAGAATCACCGTGAAGCGTCACATCGACGGCGGTGTGGAGACCGTAGAGGCTCCGCTGCCCATCGTCATCACCGTGAACGGCAGCGCAGCGCCCTGCCGACCGCGCAACGCCAAGTTGGTGCAGAAGTACAAACGTGCCCTCGGCGCACAGGAGAAGGCCGCCCTCGCCAAAGACGGCGCGGAACCGGCTTACGCCCACCTTTATGAGCAATATCCTTATCTGAATATCACGGAATGGAGCGTGGCCGACGTCGACGGCGACCTTGCCCAATGCGGCTTGAGCGGCTCGCCCACCAAAGTGAAAACCATCCAGAACATCTCTTTCCAAGCCAAAGAAAGCAAGACGCTGACGGGCAGCGACAAGGATGTGGAAGATTTGATTGTTGAACTGTTAGCCAACCATACGATAGGATAA
- a CDS encoding C1 family peptidase — protein sequence MKKPILIAALGLLSLNMTAQDAPETDKPEEGFVFTTVKELPITSIKNQNRAGTCWSYSGIAFLESELLRMGKGEYDFSEMYIVHKTYLDRADAAVRTHGDVSFSQGGSFYDVIYGMKTFGLVPEETMRPGVMYGDTLSNHTELSAVSDAVVAAIAKGKLRKLQTDAGRQPLWKKAISAIHNIYLGECPETFTYQGKTYTPQSFYQSTGLNPDDYISLTSYTHHPFYESFVLEIQDNWRWARSYNLPIDELMQVFDNAIANGYPIAWGADVSEDGFTRDGVAVMPDADKVQELSGSDMAHWLKMKPAEKKLNSKPQPQKWCTQEERQEAYDNWETTDDHGMLIYGTAKDQEGNEYYMVKNSWGKAGKYEGIWYASKAFARYKTMNIIVNKQALPKEIAKKLGVK from the coding sequence ATGAAAAAACCTATACTGATTGCCGCTTTGGGATTGCTGAGCCTGAACATGACAGCTCAGGATGCCCCGGAAACAGACAAGCCGGAAGAAGGCTTCGTGTTTACAACCGTCAAAGAGTTGCCCATCACTTCTATCAAGAATCAGAACCGTGCCGGTACGTGCTGGAGCTATTCCGGTATAGCTTTCCTTGAATCGGAACTGCTGCGTATGGGAAAAGGAGAATACGACTTCTCCGAAATGTATATCGTGCACAAGACTTATCTGGATCGTGCAGATGCTGCCGTGCGTACTCATGGAGATGTTTCCTTCTCACAAGGCGGTTCTTTCTATGACGTGATATATGGCATGAAGACATTCGGACTGGTGCCCGAAGAGACCATGCGTCCGGGCGTAATGTACGGCGATACGCTGAGCAACCACACAGAACTTTCGGCAGTTTCAGACGCCGTGGTAGCTGCCATTGCCAAAGGAAAACTGCGTAAGTTGCAGACCGATGCCGGCCGCCAACCTTTGTGGAAAAAGGCTATCTCCGCCATCCACAACATCTATTTGGGCGAGTGTCCTGAGACATTCACTTATCAAGGGAAAACATACACCCCGCAGTCTTTCTACCAATCTACCGGTCTGAATCCTGACGACTACATCTCACTGACTTCCTACACCCATCATCCGTTCTATGAATCGTTTGTTCTTGAAATTCAGGACAATTGGCGCTGGGCACGCTCGTACAACCTGCCCATCGACGAGTTGATGCAGGTATTCGACAATGCCATTGCCAATGGTTATCCCATCGCGTGGGGAGCCGATGTCAGCGAAGACGGATTTACCCGCGATGGCGTCGCTGTGATGCCCGATGCAGACAAAGTACAGGAACTCAGTGGTTCGGACATGGCTCACTGGCTGAAGATGAAACCCGCAGAGAAGAAGCTGAACAGCAAGCCCCAGCCTCAGAAATGGTGCACGCAGGAAGAACGCCAGGAGGCCTACGATAATTGGGAAACCACCGATGACCACGGCATGCTGATATACGGTACCGCCAAAGATCAGGAAGGCAATGAATACTACATGGTAAAGAATTCGTGGGGAAAGGCCGGAAAATACGAGGGTATATGGTATGCTTCCAAAGCCTTTGCACGCTACAAGACCATGAACATCATCGTCAACAAGCAAGCGCTTCCCAAAGAAATTGCCAAGAAACTTGGTGTGAAGTAA